In a single window of the Halobacteriovorax sp. HLS genome:
- a CDS encoding glycosyltransferase family 4 protein — protein MQIKKKIVLVKQQESSDWVSCKTITQNLADAYLQRSDIEVIQTLELKNTNSFTAYEAGFLLSKIECDTIIFIDHHPSPASIVSSLDEHTSSQKRADLVFHIFGDFILQAPQWLGATEALKKYKVKFICASKAQGNLLKKLVKDSSLVENSFFPVNTNFFNFNESKRNSTRKKYNIEESDIVLIYTGRLSMQKNVVELIQLLDEVKKVFNLNFKVLVAGPFDDIGVPYLGKYSHAGAYSSRWLRTIEDKTNIKYLGNLTIDELHELYCASDCYISMSTHNDEDFGMAPAEAASCGLPLILSDWGGYSSFKDFFPNCSLVRTSFNTSFSNRAMPDKKDFFRTLTEQLDRLKSIKRETNDAQSVSNFSKALSLFVDFSSTNYFSGFNELMAKTVSRLEATPESPFSGPKNGYSEVYHQLYSSYTGDS, from the coding sequence ATGCAAATAAAGAAAAAAATTGTTCTTGTTAAACAACAGGAATCATCGGACTGGGTTAGCTGCAAAACGATAACCCAGAACCTAGCAGATGCTTATCTCCAACGATCAGATATTGAAGTAATCCAAACTCTAGAGTTAAAGAACACAAATTCTTTTACTGCCTACGAAGCTGGATTTCTGCTTTCAAAAATTGAATGTGACACAATCATATTCATAGATCATCACCCAAGTCCTGCATCTATAGTTAGTTCACTCGACGAACACACTTCTTCACAAAAGAGGGCAGACCTAGTTTTCCATATATTTGGCGACTTCATTTTACAGGCCCCACAATGGCTAGGTGCAACTGAAGCATTAAAAAAATATAAAGTTAAATTTATCTGTGCATCAAAAGCACAAGGGAATCTTTTAAAGAAGCTTGTTAAAGACTCTTCTTTGGTAGAGAACTCCTTCTTCCCAGTCAACACCAATTTTTTCAATTTTAATGAGAGCAAAAGAAACTCTACAAGAAAGAAATATAATATTGAGGAATCTGATATCGTTCTAATCTACACAGGTCGCCTTAGTATGCAAAAGAATGTGGTAGAGCTTATTCAACTTCTAGATGAGGTTAAAAAGGTCTTTAATCTCAACTTCAAAGTTTTGGTTGCAGGTCCATTTGATGACATAGGAGTGCCCTATCTTGGAAAATATTCTCACGCAGGAGCTTATAGCTCCCGCTGGCTGAGAACAATAGAAGACAAAACAAATATTAAATACCTCGGTAATTTAACTATAGATGAGCTACACGAGTTATATTGCGCCAGTGATTGCTATATTAGTATGAGTACACATAATGATGAAGACTTTGGAATGGCCCCTGCGGAAGCCGCAAGCTGCGGACTACCACTAATTCTTAGTGACTGGGGCGGCTATTCATCATTTAAGGATTTTTTTCCAAATTGTAGCCTTGTAAGAACAAGTTTTAATACAAGCTTTTCCAACAGAGCAATGCCTGATAAGAAAGATTTCTTTAGAACACTTACTGAGCAGCTAGATAGATTAAAATCAATTAAGCGTGAAACAAATGATGCACAAAGTGTTTCTAATTTCTCTAAGGCACTATCTCTCTTTGTAGATTTTAGTAGCACGAATTACTTCTCAGGCTTTAATGAACTAATGGCCAAGACCGTGAGTAGACTAGAAGCAACTCCTGAAAGTCCTTTTTCTGGACCTAAGAATGGTTATTCTGAAGTCTATCACCAGCTCTATAGCTCATATACAGGAGATAGCTAA
- a CDS encoding PqqD family protein, which translates to MNQFENRDVKFQEDIVSRKNENGSIILMKMDDSDVFFRVDGIAADIYKGIEGGKKLTEVYSDLCNRFPENKDQLASDIDSFLEKLDSLSLLCK; encoded by the coding sequence ATGAATCAGTTTGAAAATAGAGACGTTAAATTTCAAGAAGACATTGTTAGTAGAAAGAATGAAAATGGTTCAATCATTCTAATGAAAATGGATGATTCAGATGTATTCTTTAGGGTTGATGGTATTGCTGCAGATATCTACAAGGGCATAGAGGGTGGCAAGAAGCTAACAGAAGTTTATTCTGATCTATGTAATCGTTTTCCTGAAAACAAAGATCAACTTGCAAGTGACATTGATTCATTTCTTGAGAAATTGGACTCCTTAAGTCTTTTATGCAAATAA
- a CDS encoding twitch domain-containing radical SAM protein has product MSDSKKRHLAYKKNILEPISGSVCAAKWYNATIWLGMGGTTSCHHPPFHQIDTEEIKNNPKAIHNTKEKKLQRKQMLEGQRPSGCEYCWTLEDLGDEVISDRVYKSIIYDDQEVKSLPEVGHDTDVDLKTLEISFDRNCNFACAYCNSSFSSRWAKEMRQLGPFTNLIHGDTKAFNHNADNDFKWEDEEKNPFLRAFWQWWPELSNSLQELRVTGGEPLLSQQFWKLLEKIEKEKPSFSFATNSNLGVPNALIDKLIKASNQIENFDLYTSCETTKEHAEYIRDGLEYDRFVSNIEKLISKSGFRSINIMMTINALCLFEMTSLFDQIYEWKRKSKITVTFTLNILRFPAFMSVLTLPEDLRIKYSKKLYRWVDEYKDDPLTIKHEVESVERLASYLVKAEKAHSKSTDRRILEIDFKNFFLQYDKRRNKSILDTFPQEFGEWFNSINEKVPKKYFYVFSDEVEKD; this is encoded by the coding sequence GTGTCTGACTCCAAAAAAAGGCATCTAGCATACAAGAAAAATATCTTGGAACCAATCTCTGGATCCGTGTGTGCTGCAAAATGGTATAATGCTACAATTTGGCTTGGTATGGGTGGTACGACTAGTTGCCACCATCCTCCTTTCCACCAAATAGACACAGAAGAAATTAAGAATAATCCCAAAGCAATTCATAATACTAAAGAAAAAAAGCTGCAACGTAAGCAGATGTTAGAGGGGCAAAGGCCATCTGGTTGTGAATATTGTTGGACTCTTGAAGACCTGGGGGACGAGGTCATCAGCGATAGGGTGTATAAGAGTATTATTTATGATGATCAGGAAGTTAAGTCTCTGCCAGAAGTTGGGCATGATACAGATGTAGACCTTAAGACGTTGGAAATATCCTTTGATAGAAACTGCAACTTTGCTTGTGCATACTGTAACTCTAGTTTCAGCTCAAGGTGGGCCAAGGAGATGCGCCAGCTTGGTCCTTTTACAAACTTAATTCATGGCGATACCAAGGCATTTAATCATAATGCTGATAATGACTTCAAATGGGAAGATGAAGAGAAGAACCCTTTTTTAAGGGCCTTTTGGCAATGGTGGCCTGAACTGTCCAATTCTTTACAAGAGTTAAGGGTTACAGGTGGAGAGCCTCTTTTGAGCCAGCAGTTTTGGAAACTATTAGAAAAAATTGAAAAGGAAAAACCATCATTCTCATTTGCTACTAATTCCAATTTAGGTGTACCTAATGCTTTAATAGATAAGCTTATTAAGGCCAGTAATCAAATTGAAAACTTTGATTTGTACACAAGTTGTGAGACGACAAAAGAACATGCTGAGTATATTAGAGATGGTCTTGAATATGATAGATTCGTATCAAATATTGAAAAACTCATTAGTAAAAGTGGTTTCAGATCTATAAATATAATGATGACTATAAATGCTCTTTGTCTTTTTGAAATGACTTCTTTGTTTGATCAGATTTATGAATGGAAGCGAAAGAGTAAGATTACAGTGACCTTCACCTTAAATATCTTACGTTTTCCGGCCTTTATGTCGGTTCTAACGCTTCCAGAAGACTTGAGAATTAAATACTCAAAAAAGCTCTATAGATGGGTAGATGAGTATAAAGATGATCCTCTGACGATAAAACATGAAGTAGAGTCTGTTGAACGCTTGGCCAGCTACTTAGTAAAGGCCGAAAAGGCCCATAGTAAATCTACAGATAGAAGGATACTGGAAATAGATTTTAAAAACTTTTTTCTACAATATGATAAGAGAAGAAATAAAAGTATTTTAGATACTTTTCCACAAGAGTTTGGAGAATGGTTCAACTCCATTAATGAGAAAGTTCCTAAAAAGTATTTCTACGTTTTTTCTGATGAAGTTGAAAAAGACTAG